GGCCGGCGTGCGGCACGGCGAACCCGGCGAACGCGAAGTCCTCGTCGAACGGCCGGTCCTCCGGCGAGGCGGGGGCCTGCTCGTGCGGCACCGGCTCCGTCGGCTCGCCGTGCACCCGGACGGCCGCCTCGGCGTCCTCCACGGCGCTGGTGGTCAGCGTGGGGCGGTTGCGCAGGAAGCGGGCCCGGCCCCGGGACAGGTCGTGCCCGACCGCGACCGCCTCCAGCTCGTAGAGGGTGCGGTGGTTGCCCGCGTCGTCGGTCCAGTCGCGGGTGTAGAGGCGGCCGGCCACCACCACCGGGTCGCCGACCATCACCGAGGCGGCCACCCCCTCGGCCAGCTTGCGCCAGCAGTTGACCCGGACGCGGAGGCTGTTGCCGTCCACCCACCGGCCGCTGTCCCGGTCGAGCCGGCGGGCGGTCGAGGCGACCTTGAAGTTGGCGACCAGGGTGTTGCTCTGCGTGGTGCGACGCCACTCCGGAGCGGTCAGCACATTACCGACAATGGTCACGTACGTATCGAACATCGTCCCCTCCCAGGGGTTGAGGGCCTGCCGTGGTGAGTCGACTCGCCGCCGAGCCTGGCCGGTACGGAGGTCCGGGCGCAGCACCATCCGGCCGCCCTGTGGACGACCGGGCCGCCTGTGGACAAGGACCTGATCAAGGTCCCGGTCTGCTAGGGCCGACCGACCCTGGGTGGCGGGCGCAGGGGGCGACCAAGATCGAGGTGCGGGATCACCGGGAGTGAGGAGGATCCCGGCTGGGTATGGAATTGATCAACCAGAGACGGCCACCACCACGGCCACCACGGCACGTCGACCGAGCGCCGCACGGCTCGCGGTCAGATGAGAAAGGTCAGCGAGATGATTCTCAGCCCGCGTACGACCGGCTCCGTCCGTACCGAGCGGGAGGTGCGGCGATGAGCGCGGTGACCAACCCGGCGACCGTCGCCGAGTGCCTGCGCGTCGGCGCCGGCTTCTCCCAGGGCGACCGGAACTGGATCGTGGAGCAGTTCGCGACCCTGGACGCGCGGCTGGCCGCGTTC
This genomic interval from Micromonospora coxensis contains the following:
- the ssb gene encoding single-stranded DNA-binding protein, with translation MFDTYVTIVGNVLTAPEWRRTTQSNTLVANFKVASTARRLDRDSGRWVDGNSLRVRVNCWRKLAEGVAASVMVGDPVVVAGRLYTRDWTDDAGNHRTLYELEAVAVGHDLSRGRARFLRNRPTLTTSAVEDAEAAVRVHGEPTEPVPHEQAPASPEDRPFDEDFAFAGFAVPHAGHGLPDGPGSPGDDLSGDDLSGDDLSGDVGGPAGDGLVGSADPFDDDEDGRAHDDDLDPAPDDRRDDDTDAGEPGDLDPAPAQAAVARSGRGRRTRGRVPVPA